CACGATGATGGCGGGCAAGAATCTGCTGGAGCGGCTGGGCGCGACGGTGACCGAGGGCGCGGCCATCGTGGACCTGCCCGAGCTGGGTGGCTCGCAGCGCCTGCGGGACGCGGGCCTGCCGCTGTACACACTGGTGGACTTCGCCGGCCACTGAGCCGGGGGACGGAACGCCGCTGGCCGGGCCCGCCACGGCCCCTGGGTGGGCAGGCACGATAAAATTAGCAATCATTCTCATCCGGCGGATTCGTTCCGGCGTTCGGCTGGAGACCGCCGCGGCGTGGGGCGTTGGCGCTGCTGCAGATGGAATGGCTTTTCTCGTTCGCTTCTTTCCTGGGTTCCGTCCGCTATGTCTCGCCTTGTCCCGTTCGACCCGTGCCGCTCCGGCCTGCGGGCTGTCTCTCTTTCCGCCCCCGGCCAGGCTCTGGCGCACGCCGGACCTGGCGAAGGGGCAGGCCTGTGAACCGCGACGGCGCCACATCCCAGCCGCTGGCCCAGAGCGCTGGTGCATTGGCCCCTGACGGGGCTTGCCAGCCGCAGGGCGGGGCATCGGAGGCCCGGCGTGCTCCATGGCGCCGGCTGGCGCTGCCCTCGCTGCGGCAGGCGTGGTTCCAGGTGCACTGGTTCCTGGGCATCACGGCGGGGACCGTGCTCGTGGCCATCGGCCTGTCCGGGGCGCTGCTGTCCTTCCATGAGGAAATCCTGGACGCCCTCAACCCCGGCGTGCGCCAGGTCACGCCGCACGCCGGGCCCATGCTCACCCCGCAGCAGATCGTGGACGCTGTGGCGCGCGTGCCCGGCCACCCACGCATCAGCACCCTGACGGTGCAATCGCAACCCGGTGCGGCGGCGCGGGTGATCTTCCAGGCGCGTCCCGGCGAGCGCCGGGGCGACACCGTCTACGTGCACCCCTACACCGGCGCGCTGCAGCCGGCGCTGAAGGGGCAGGACGCCTTCGAATGGATCGAGGCGCTGCACCGCTGGCTGCTGCTGCCGCGCGACTCCGGCCGCGTGGCCACGGGCGTGCTCGCGCTGTGCCTGCTTGCGCTGTCGCTCTCGGGCCTGTACCTGCGCTGGCCGCGCCACCCGCTGCGCTGGCGCACCTGGCTCACGTTCGATCCGGCGCTCAAGGGCCGCTCGTTCCTGTGGGCGCTGCACTCGGTGGTCGGCACGTGGGCGCTGGTGGTGTACCTCATGCTCACCGCCACCGGGCTTTACTGGGCGTTCGATGCGGTGCGCGACACAGTGGACGGCTGGGCCGGCATTCCGCGCCCGGCGCGCACGGCAGCCCCTGCCCCGCGCGCGGGCGGCAAGGCCGGGCCCGATGCCGCCGATGCCGCGCCGCTGGACCTCACGCGCGCCTGGCGCACGTTCGAGCAGCGGGCAGGGCCCTGGACCCAGGCCAGCCTGCGCCTGCCGGCGCGGCCCACGCAGGCCGTGCAGTTCACCTGGCTTGCCACGGATGCAACGCATGATCGCCAGCGCAACCGGATGTCCATCGAACCCTTGACCGGCGAGGTGCCGGTGGACGACCGCCATGCCCAGCGCAGCGCCGCGGCACGCGCGCTCGCCACCATCTATCCCTTGCACATGGGCACCTACTTCGGCCTGCCCGGCCGGGTGGCGGTGATGGTGGGCAGCCTGGCCATGCCGCTCTTCGCGGTCACCGGCTGGATGCTCTACCTGGGGCGCCGTCGCCAGCGCCGTGCCACGGAGGCCGCGCGCGCCGCCCACGGGCAGCCCGCACCACTGGCGGCAGGCGGCGCGGTGCAGGGCGCCGACACGCTGCTGGTCGCCTACGCCAGTCAGGCCGGCCAGGCCGAGCGCATGGCGCTGCAGAGCGCGGCCGCACTGCAGCGCGCCGGCTTGGGTGTGGCCGTGCAATCGCTGCAGGCGCTCACGCCCGCGATGCTGGCCGGGCACCGCCGCGTGCTGCTGGTGGCCAGCAGCTTCGGCGAGGGCGAGCCGCCCGACAACGCCCGCCGCTTCGCCCGGTTGCTGGCGCAACAGCCACCGGACTCGCTGCAGGGCGTGCGCTACGGCCTGCTCGCGCTGGGCGACCGCAACTACACGCGCTTTTGCGGCTTCGGCCACGCCCTGGACGAAGGCCTGCGCCGGGCGGGCGCCGAGCCGCTGTTCCCGCTCATCGAAGTGGACGATGCAGATCCTGCGGCCCTGGCCCGCTGGAGCGAGGCCCTGGCCGCACTGGACGGCGTCGCGCATCTGGCCCTGGAGGGGGCGTTGGCGGAAGGCGGTATGGCGCCCGTCTACGCGCCGTGGCGCCTGGAGCGGCGCGATTGCCTCAATCCGGGTAGCCTGGGCCACCCCTTGTTCGAGGTGTCGCTCACCTCAGGCACCCCGGCCGAATGGCATCCGGGCGCCTTGGTGGAGGTGCTGCCGCGCCACGCGTCCGGGGCCGTCGCGGCCTGGTTGCAAGCTGCGGGCGCCGATGGCGCTGCGCCGGTGCAGCACGGGGGCGGCAGGACCACGCTGGCCGAGGCCCTGGCGGTGAGCGTGCTGCCCCCGCCACCGTCGGGCGTTGCCGGGGCATCTGCCCAGGCCTGTGCCGATGCGCTGGTGGCCCTGGCGCCGCGCACCTATTCCGTGGCCTCCCTGCCTGGCGACGGCGCGCTGCAGTTGCTGGTCCGCCAGGAGCGGCATGCCCAGGGGCTGGGGCTGGCGTCGGGCTGGCTCACCGCCCATGCCCCGCTGGGTGCCGAAGTGGCTTTGCGCCTGGTGGCCAATCCGCGCTTCGATGCCGCCCCGGGCGACGCACCTTGCCTCTTCATCGGCAATGGATCGGGCCTGGCGGGCCTGCGCTCCCACCTTCGGGCCCGGGTGCGGGCGGGCCACCGGCGCAACTGGCTGCTGTTCGGCGAGCGCCAGCGGGCCCACGACAACCTGTGCGCCGAAGAAATCGGTGGCTGGCAGAACCAGGGCTTTCTCGAACGACTGGACCGGGTTTTCTCCCGCGATGGGGAGGCCCATCGCCATGTGCAGGACCGGCTGCGCGATGCGGCGGGCCCCTTGCGCGAATGGATCACGCAGGGCGCGGTGGTCTATGTGTGCGGCAGCGCCGAAGGCATGGCGGCCGGCGTGGACGCAGCGATGGTGGAGGTGCTTGGCGCCGATGCCGTCGATGCGCTGATCACCGATGGCCGCTACCGGCGCGACGTGTACTGATCCGTTGCAGGCCGACGCGCGGCGGCGGCGGGGGGGATGAGGCCCGTGCCGCCGCTGGTGCGGCTCAGCGCAGGTCGCCGTACTGCGTGTTGCTCAGGTCGGGCGAGCGCGCGTCGCTGCCCGGCATTTCCGTGTCTTCGAAACCGGTGGGCGTCGAAGGCAGCAGCGGTCCCGAGCGCGTGGACACCCCCGTGCGCGGTGCCGGTGCGGGGGGCTTGGCCGCAGCGGCGTTGTCCAGGGCCCGCTTGAAGGCCGCCACTTCGTCGGCCTCGATCGGGTCGAACGCCTTGGCAGGGGCGCGGGCCGGCGGGGCCGGTGGCACCAGGGGCGCGCTGCGCGGCGCGAGCAGCGGATCGATGGGCGGGGCGGCCACGGGTGCAGGGGCCGGCGCGTGGACCGGAGGACGCGCCACCGGGGCCGGCACGTGCGGCACGGAAGGGCCGGCCACGCCGTGGGGCGCGAGGCCCTTGCTGGGCATGCCGACGGCCACGTGGTCGTTGATGCGCCAGTACACGGCGGTCACCAGAATGTCGAAGCGGGTCTTGGCGGTCTGGGCGATGAGCGCCTCGATCTCGCTCAGGCGGACGGTTTCGCCGCCGTATTCGCGGGCCAGGTCCATCATCACCAGGAACTGGCGGCCGCGCTGGTCCAAGGACAGCACCTTGAATTTGTAGCCCGCGGACAGCACGCCCGCGCGGACCATGGCATCGCGCACCACGGTGTAGAGCAATTCGCGCCGCTCCATGCGCTCGTTCTTGCGGTTGGCCGCGTGTTCGGCCGCAGGCTCGGCCATCGGTTTGCCGGGGCCGCGTCCGGGCACCAGGGGCACCGTGGCGTCTGCATTCAGCAGACCAGAGGGCTCCACCGCTGGGCGCTGCCGGGGCGCAGGGGGTTTGCGGTTGAACCAACTGAAAAGTGACATGCCGTGCCTTTTTCGGATAGCGCCAAAAGTTCGAAAACGAGTGTAACGCGCGCTCCGGGAGCCAATGGCTTTCCCGCGTCCGCCGGCCCCGGCACGGGCCCGATGGGGGGCTCAGGTGTCAGGTCGCAGCAACACGCCGGCGGCGGTTGCCGAGGCGCTTGGACAGCACCGAACCCATGGCCATGGCCAGGCTGAGGGCCACGGCCGGCTGGCGGTTGGAGAGCTCGGAAAACCGCAGCGCCGTCAGGTTCCAGAGCTTGGACGGTGCGCCTGCCTGCACGGTGGCGGTGCGGGGCTTGTGCGAGAAGAAGGCGCTTTCGCCCACCACGGAGCCGGGGCCGACGATCGCCAAGCGCAGGCGGTCTTTTTCGTCTTCGTAATGCACGCTGAGGCTGCCGCTTTCCACGAAGTACAGCGTGCGGTCGCTGGCGCCTTGCGTGAACAGGGTGTGGCCGGTGGCGAGCGACATGGGCAGCAGGTAGCCCGACAGCAGGTCCCATTGCTCCGTGGTCAGCGGGTTCATCATGCTGTCTTCCGCCGGCGCCTGGGCGATGGCCTGCACGAGACCCGTGAGGTCCATTTTTGGGGTGTGGGATGACAGCACAGCATTCATAGTGGCGCGGAAGTTAAGCCCGATGCGTTCGGCGCACAAGCACTCTTTACCACTCCTTACAAAACGCAACCGTTCCGCGGGTGCGTCATTTTCCGATGCAGAAGCTGGAGAAGATCACGCCCAGCAGATCGTCGGAGGTGAATTCCCCCGTGATGGCGTTGAGGGCCTGCTGCGCCAGCCGCAGTTCCTCGGCCAGCAGATCGAGCGCCGGGCCCGGCGAATGCAACTGCGCCGCGGCCTCCATCAGGTGGCCGTCCACCGCCTGGAGCGCCTGCAGATGCCGCGCGCGCGCGATGTAGACGCCCTCGGGGGCCGACTGCCATCCGGCCACGTCCAGCAGCAGGCGGCGCATTGCGTCCAGCCCGTCCCCCGTGCGGGCCGAGAGGTGGACTGCCGGTCGGCCCGGCACTTCGGCTGCGCTGTGGCCCGGTGCCTGATCGGTCTTGTTCCACACGTCGATCACCGGCACATGGCCGGGCAGCGTCCGGGCGATGGTGCCGGCGATGTCGGCATCGGCCGACTGGTAGTCGGCCGCATCGGCGCGCGTGAGGTCGTGCAGGAAGAGCACGGCGTCGGCCGCGGCGATCTCGTCCCAGGCGCGCGCGATGCCGATCTTCTCCACCTCGTCGTCGCTCTCGCGCAGGCCCGCCGTGTCGATCACGTGCAGCGGCACGCCCTCGATCTGGATGGTCTGCTGCACCTTGTCGCGCGTGGTGCCGGCAATGGGTGTGACGATGGCCAGCTCGGCGCCGGCCAGGGCATTCAGCAGCGAACTCTTGCCAGCGTTGGGCTGCCCGGCGATCACCACCTTGATGCCTTCGCGCAACAGCGCGCCCTGGCGCGTGCGCTGCATGACGGCGGCCAGCGTCTGCTGCAAATTCGACAGCTGCCCGCTGGCGTCTGCCTTGCGCAGGAAGTCGATTTCTTCTTCGGGAAAGTCGAGCGTGGCCTCCACCAGCATGCGCAGGTGGATGAGCGCATCGCGCAGGCGGTGGATCTCGTGCGAGAACGCGCCCGCCAGCGAACGGCTGGCGCTGCGCGCCGCGGCTTCGGTGCTCGCATCGATCAGGTCGGCAATGGCTTCGGCCTGCGCCAGGTCGATCTTGTCGTTGAGGAAGGCCCGTTCGGTGAACTCGCCCGGCTGCGCCAGGCGCAGGCCAGGCAGGCGGGTCCGGCCGCCGGCCGCGTCGGCCTGGGCGGCGGCTTCCAGGCAGCGCGCCAGCAGCAACTGCAGCACCACGGGGCCGCCGTGCGCCTGCAGCTCCAGCACGTCCTCGCCCGTGTAGCTGTGGGGCGCGGGAAAGTACAGCGCCAGCCCCTGGTCGATGGACTGGCCGGCCGCATCGCGAAAGGGCAGGTACGTGGCTTCGCGCGGTCGCAGGGCGCGCCCGCACAGCGCCTCGGTGAGCGGTCCCAGGCCCCGGCCCGAGACCCGCACGATGCCCACGGCGCCGCGCCCCGGTGCGGTGGCGATGGCGGCAATGGGGTCGGAGTGGCGGGGCAGCATGCGAAGAGAGTGGGCTGGGGGACCGGGGCATGATAGCTGCGCCATTCGCGTGGCACACCCCTGCACGGGGCGCGGCACCACGCCCGCAAAAGACAAAGCCCGCCAGGGGCGGGCTTTGCGTTCGGTCCGATCGGAGGGCT
This region of Acidovorax sp. GBBC 1281 genomic DNA includes:
- a CDS encoding sulfite reductase flavoprotein subunit alpha; its protein translation is MPSLRQAWFQVHWFLGITAGTVLVAIGLSGALLSFHEEILDALNPGVRQVTPHAGPMLTPQQIVDAVARVPGHPRISTLTVQSQPGAAARVIFQARPGERRGDTVYVHPYTGALQPALKGQDAFEWIEALHRWLLLPRDSGRVATGVLALCLLALSLSGLYLRWPRHPLRWRTWLTFDPALKGRSFLWALHSVVGTWALVVYLMLTATGLYWAFDAVRDTVDGWAGIPRPARTAAPAPRAGGKAGPDAADAAPLDLTRAWRTFEQRAGPWTQASLRLPARPTQAVQFTWLATDATHDRQRNRMSIEPLTGEVPVDDRHAQRSAAARALATIYPLHMGTYFGLPGRVAVMVGSLAMPLFAVTGWMLYLGRRRQRRATEAARAAHGQPAPLAAGGAVQGADTLLVAYASQAGQAERMALQSAAALQRAGLGVAVQSLQALTPAMLAGHRRVLLVASSFGEGEPPDNARRFARLLAQQPPDSLQGVRYGLLALGDRNYTRFCGFGHALDEGLRRAGAEPLFPLIEVDDADPAALARWSEALAALDGVAHLALEGALAEGGMAPVYAPWRLERRDCLNPGSLGHPLFEVSLTSGTPAEWHPGALVEVLPRHASGAVAAWLQAAGADGAAPVQHGGGRTTLAEALAVSVLPPPPSGVAGASAQACADALVALAPRTYSVASLPGDGALQLLVRQERHAQGLGLASGWLTAHAPLGAEVALRLVANPRFDAAPGDAPCLFIGNGSGLAGLRSHLRARVRAGHRRNWLLFGERQRAHDNLCAEEIGGWQNQGFLERLDRVFSRDGEAHRHVQDRLRDAAGPLREWITQGAVVYVCGSAEGMAAGVDAAMVEVLGADAVDALITDGRYRRDVY
- a CDS encoding Crp/Fnr family transcriptional regulator; the encoded protein is MNAVLSSHTPKMDLTGLVQAIAQAPAEDSMMNPLTTEQWDLLSGYLLPMSLATGHTLFTQGASDRTLYFVESGSLSVHYEDEKDRLRLAIVGPGSVVGESAFFSHKPRTATVQAGAPSKLWNLTALRFSELSNRQPAVALSLAMAMGSVLSKRLGNRRRRVAAT
- the mnmE gene encoding tRNA uridine-5-carboxymethylaminomethyl(34) synthesis GTPase MnmE, whose protein sequence is MLPRHSDPIAAIATAPGRGAVGIVRVSGRGLGPLTEALCGRALRPREATYLPFRDAAGQSIDQGLALYFPAPHSYTGEDVLELQAHGGPVVLQLLLARCLEAAAQADAAGGRTRLPGLRLAQPGEFTERAFLNDKIDLAQAEAIADLIDASTEAAARSASRSLAGAFSHEIHRLRDALIHLRMLVEATLDFPEEEIDFLRKADASGQLSNLQQTLAAVMQRTRQGALLREGIKVVIAGQPNAGKSSLLNALAGAELAIVTPIAGTTRDKVQQTIQIEGVPLHVIDTAGLRESDDEVEKIGIARAWDEIAAADAVLFLHDLTRADAADYQSADADIAGTIARTLPGHVPVIDVWNKTDQAPGHSAAEVPGRPAVHLSARTGDGLDAMRRLLLDVAGWQSAPEGVYIARARHLQALQAVDGHLMEAAAQLHSPGPALDLLAEELRLAQQALNAITGEFTSDDLLGVIFSSFCIGK